The Chrysemys picta bellii isolate R12L10 chromosome 3, ASM1138683v2, whole genome shotgun sequence DNA window CAGAAGAAAGCTGGTTCTTGTTAGTAGTAATAAATTCTCCAGTCTGCCCTATTGTACTATTTTGATTAAGATACTTTGAGTCTACAGCGCAACCCCCTTCACCCAGTAGTTTATTTTCAAGATAAAGCTTTGGTTACCGCTTAAAAATGGGAAACGAACTCTTTACCATGGCTAACCCGAGTACCGCTCATCCCTAAGAGATCCGCATCCAGTTCCACAATGTCCTTCTTTCCTGTTAGGGCAGcaacttgtttatttttttgttagcGCGCAGAAAACGGAGTCGCTGAAGCTGATCTGTGAATATTTCTGTCCCCCAGTGCCTGGGGAAGCCTAACACTGCCGGACTGCCGTGGTTTTGTGATTTGCAAGGCATTAAGCCCTGAAATTCTTTGCTGGGTGTTTTGTCCCGGATAGcacctgctgctggggcagtttgGGAATTGCCAGAACCTCTTGTCCTCCCCAGAATGCAGCAGCACCCGTCATCACCCTCTTGCACTGTGACCCGGGAGCAGCGAGTTTCCCCCGGGCTTCTGGGTGTAAAAACTATAGCGGAATCGCATTCGCCCACCCGCTCGGATCTTTCCAACCCATCCCTATATCTACAAACCAGCAGGCTCTGGTTCTTTTTTAAAGTGTCCCTAACaaagttgcatttaaaaaaaatcgtaAGGAGTCGGCGCGTggatggaagggggaggggaggaaatgcaCCACGAGTCAACAGAGCAGCATTGATGAAGCGCTAGTGTGACTTACAGAGCGAACAAATTACTGTGGTAAAGTGATCTCACTCTTGTACCAGTGCCATCCTTGCAATCCAGCCCGTGCTTAAAGATATTCCAGTCAACAGCTCGCGCTCTGCGCAACGTGTGCGTGCACAAAAGCAAACAGCGTTTAAAGCATGCAACGAGCCAGCCAGGTTTGCAATGATGCAAGCAACAGGAGAACAACATGCATCTCCTCCAGGACTTGCATTGTGTATGGCCAGAGTAGAGTGTACTTGCTTCTCCTGTGTTCAGAGGGTTTAGCAGGGTCGGTGCGCTGAGAATCATCCCCTCCCCCGCAtctccccctttcttcccccgTCCATGTGGTTGCAAGCAGCCAAGCTCCTTTTCCCCCCTTAGAGTTTGGTTACAAAAAGGGAGCGAGCGGTTGTGGGGCGGGGTGTCGGCGCCGCGGCTGGGGCCAATCGGTGGTTCCCCCGGAGCCGGTTGCTAGAGGTCTCCACGTAAATCAAAGCGGTGGGAGCCAATGGGTGGGCGCGGGAGGGAGGAGCCGGGACGCGTGCCTTTGCAGTGGGCTCTGCCAAGAGGACTTGGGGGGGAGCGAAAGGAGAGAGGAGCCCGAGGCGAAAAAGTAGCTGTCAAATGCGCGGCTCCTTTAACCAGAGCGATCAGTCCGGCTCGGAGAGTCATGGCGACCACAGCGTCTAACCACTACAGCCTGCTCACCTCCAGCTCTTCCATGGTGCATGCGGAGCCGCCGGGGAGCATGCAGCCGGGCGCCGGCTACAGGGATGCACAGACGCTGGTGCAGCCGGACTACACGCTGCAGAGCAACGGGCACCCGCTCAGCCACGCTCACCAGTGGATCACGGCGCTGTCCCACGGtgggggaggcggcggcggcggggacTCGCCCTGGTCCACCAGCCCCCTGGGCCAGCAGGACATCAAGCCCTCGGTGGTgcaggccgggggccggggggacgagctgcagcagcaccagcagcagcagcagcaccagcagcagcaggggagaccGCCCCACCTGGTGCACCACGCCGGCAGCCACCACGCCGCCGCCGGGGCATGGAGGACGGGCGCCTCGGCTCACCTGCCGCCCAGCATGGCCTCCTCCAACGGGGGGCAAGCGGGGCTGCTCTACTCCCAGCCGCCGGGCTTCACAGTCAACGGGATGCTGAGCTCCGGCCAGCCGGGCTTGCACCACCACGGCCTGAGGGATGCCCAcgatgagcagcagcagcagcagcaccacggCGGAGAGCACCCCGGGGGGCACCCGCAGCAGCACCCTccgcaccagcagcagcagcagcaccccgggggcggcggcgggggccaCCACGACCCCCACTCGGACGAGGACACGCCGACCTCGGACGACCTGGAGCAGTTCGCCAAGCAGTTCAAGCAGCGCCGGATCAAACTGGGATTTACCCAAGCGGACGTGGGCTTGGCCCTGGGCACCCTGTACGGGAACGTCTTCTCGCAGACCACCATCTGCAGGTTCGAGGCCCTGCAGCTGAGCTTCAAGAACATGTGCAAGCTGAAGCCTTTGTTGAACAAGTGGTTGGAGGAGGCGGACTCGTCTTCGGGCAGCCCCACCAGCATAGACAAGATCGCAGCTCAGGGGCGCAAGAGGAAAAAGCGCACCTCCATCGAGGTGAGCGTCAAGGGCGCCCTGGAGAGCCACTTCCTCAAGTGCCCCAAGCCCTCTGCCCAGGAGATCACCTCGCTGGCGGACAGCCTACAGCTGGAGAAAGAGGTGGTGCGAGTGTGGTTTTGTAACAGGAGACAGAAAGAGAAACGCATGACTCCCCCGGGAGGGACTCTGCCCGGAGCCGAGGATGTATATGGGGCAAGTAGGGACACTCCACCGCACCACGGGGTGCAGACGCCTGTGCAGTGAACTCACATGggggttggcggggggggggaaaccccTCCAACTTTtgattgttcttttttttatttttatttttttttacgtTTTCTCCTatcttaaaaacagaacaaaaaaaactgCACTGGACTATCCCGTAAACGGTAGCAGGTGAAATGATGTGTTTTGATCTTTACAGGCGAGTGCCCATGCAATGGAGTGGAGTGAGTATCACACACAAACAGACACGAGACAGACAGATACACGCACAGTGTCAGGCACTGAGAGAAATCTTTCACAAAAACTAAATTAATTACGAAAAAAGAATGGAATCGACTCTGAGCCCCGCTAAACACAAAGGCAGCTTTAATCTTGGAATGATGCTCAGTCTAGGCACATGCTGCTGTGTTTATTTGACGTGGCTCCCCATtaggaataaaaaaaatgaatcccTTTTGATGTAGACAGTATTTAACCGTTTGAATTTGCACTGCAAGAAAATTGAAGTTTACattaacaaatacattttttcttACCTTGATTTTGCAAATGACTTGCATTTCCCACGGTGAGCGTTAGGCAACCATTGACCAATCTACAAAATGTTACTGTGTTATAGCCCTTGCTTTCTTTATGTGTATATGTGAACTTTTGTTATAAACAAGTCTTCTTACATATGTGTAATGTTTATTTTCTCCTTTTACCATAgcaaatatatataaacacaaacaACTTCCACTTTCAAGAGAACTGACTCTCACAAACGCTTAAGACGTGCCTTCAGAGGCAAGAGTCCAGTTTGGAAGAGAATAATGAAAACCAATGACGTAAACTTCATTTTCAGGCAGTGTTTTGGGGTTGGGgacagtaaaagaaaaaatgaatagTGACTGATTGCTTCATTTTAGGGAGGAAGGCCCGTTGTGAAAGCGCTCGTAGGAAATGTTGTGGAGGTTAAATGTGTGTCCAGAGTTTTCTAACAGAAAGAAAGTGACACTTTGAAGagaacctgggggaggggggaagatttAACTTCAGACACCCCATATGTAAAGTTCTCTGTGTGCTTTTAGTATTCCTAAATACATCGCACTGGAGTAGATGTGCTGATGTCAGCCTCTAAACTTTGTTTTATTGAGCAGTTTCAACAAAAAAGATATAAACAGAAAGAACGGAGAACTTGCATATATATGCGTAACACATAACACACGGTTCTGTCTGCATGTCTAGTGCATTTATTGTTGCTTTACtttccatatttatttttccGCTCATATATAACAATCCCACGCCCTTTGCTCAACTCGCTGCTCCATTCATTGCACGAAAGGACTAGTTTAAGTTGGGCAGCCTTATCTTTTTCACTGGGGGGAACCAAATGGATTgggaaaatgccatttttaatTCCTCTTTTCTCCCCTTCGTTGATAGCTTTAAAGTGCATTTCTTGACATTAATTTGACGGGAAACGGTTAACTTtccaaaaacacaaaaacaaaaggcTATGGAGGGAAAGAAAACTTGAAACAGTGGCTGTGTATGAGATGGGGGGGAACTTTAAACAGCTAGCTACAAATTCACAAATGAACTATCTAATCAGCACAAAAGGGCGCTGTCATAGGGAAAAAAAGCTTTTTCATAATATGAAAAGTTTGCTTAGTTGAATGTTTGGCAATTATGGAGAAAAAAATGTGAAACATTCTCTCGATGAACTATCAGCTTAACAGTGAATTCAGTAGGTAGGGCTTTAGAATATGTTTCTCATTGTCTCTTTAAGCGCCTGTCACATCTGGTTGTCTCTTTTATTTTCTTGGTGAGCAAATGGCGAGTTCTATTTGGCATATTTATTTGTCTTTATTCTGTTTTTTCCAACGATTGTCATAATGATACAGGCACTGAGCTTTTTTTGGATGTATTCAGCTGCTTGCTATTTAGAGTGCTGAGGACTAGCTCCCAGTGAAATGATTCAGATCAGGGCAGATCCAGTGGTAAAGGGAGGAAATGAACTTTCAGACACATTAATATGTGGGTAAGGTCAGAAAAACAGAGTTCAGAGGATGTTTGTGAAAAAGCCTCTAACTCTAAATAGGTttacttaaaataataataataaaaaagttacCACGCAAACCTTACCACTATGTATATATGTTTAATATTTGTCCTTTGAAATGCAGAAAtagtttaaatgttttctttgtctatttttctttgtttctttttttttaaatgctacccAGGGAAATATTTTCATATCATTTTTTAAGTGGCCTGCCTCAAtgtatatttatttcttttaaagcaaACAGGTTCTGGAAACTGTTTTTCTGTAGCTTTAAATTAGTAGGTAAACAAAATCTATATgggatgtaatttttttaattattattttgtttccgtctctaaaaatactttgttttggtACATTTGGATGTGcttgtggggaaaaataaaaacGCAGAGATCCTTATATATTTATGTTAAAGTAATATTTTATTATCTACATAAAACAGAAATGCACAATACCTTCATAGTTTGTTCTACTTATTGAAATATctgtaatttgtttttaaagatagCACTGATTTGCATAGCTCTTAAAATCTGGAGGGGAGGCGAACACCCTAGTACCTATACTGAGTTGTACTTCCTTTGTACTTAATGGGATTTTTGAGTATATCGACAGGTCCCCCCTTTATAACGTCCAGAGTCTTTTAGCTTAGCACACGAGGCCGTTTTCATTTTGTCTTACCAAATCTAACCGCGGCAGTATATTTTTAAGCATTGAATCCCATGCTTATAGGAGTGTCCTTCCTTTGATGCTTCTCTAAAGAGCTCTGCTTTCGAAGCTAGTAGTCCCGTTCTCGTTGAAAGCATGG harbors:
- the POU3F2 gene encoding POU domain, class 3, transcription factor 2 — its product is MGGRGREEPGRVPLQWALPRGLGGERKERGARGEKVAVKCAAPLTRAISPARRVMATTASNHYSLLTSSSSMVHAEPPGSMQPGAGYRDAQTLVQPDYTLQSNGHPLSHAHQWITALSHGGGGGGGGDSPWSTSPLGQQDIKPSVVQAGGRGDELQQHQQQQQHQQQQGRPPHLVHHAGSHHAAAGAWRTGASAHLPPSMASSNGGQAGLLYSQPPGFTVNGMLSSGQPGLHHHGLRDAHDEQQQQQHHGGEHPGGHPQQHPPHQQQQQHPGGGGGGHHDPHSDEDTPTSDDLEQFAKQFKQRRIKLGFTQADVGLALGTLYGNVFSQTTICRFEALQLSFKNMCKLKPLLNKWLEEADSSSGSPTSIDKIAAQGRKRKKRTSIEVSVKGALESHFLKCPKPSAQEITSLADSLQLEKEVVRVWFCNRRQKEKRMTPPGGTLPGAEDVYGASRDTPPHHGVQTPVQ